In a single window of the Leisingera daeponensis DSM 23529 genome:
- a CDS encoding sensor histidine kinase, with amino-acid sequence MNVDALVHIEPTEIVASLRECLLVLTDDLVVEYANDRFFKVFEVDEAETIGAPLAKLGNGQWNIPSLLGELDKILGERTTVEDFEVDHAFEHIGRRVMRLNARKTVRPGNGSRRILVAIEDVTVASDMAAELERQRLLATGIVDTIREPLLVLDEDLRVTAASRAFFSTFHVGQDVTLGRRLTELGEGQWAIPALVDLLLNVVPNNTVVEDYEVSHAFPEIGERVILLNARKVFREGNNTHSLLLAMEDVTVRRHLEAERKAALDHAGRLLEELNHRVMNSLTMIGGIIALEARSMTDDDCRKAFARMRARVDAVGSLYRTLSQTGSIDSVMASIYIPTLIEDLVGSSGYSDKVLLSYDIADAALSTRIAVPLGLIVNELVTNSLKYAFDDRTDGRLTVELSIDDSAMTLRVSDDGPGIDPQARVDSGLGQKLTNSFAMQLGGELVTDSASNGTAHRLSIPI; translated from the coding sequence ATGAACGTTGACGCACTTGTCCATATTGAGCCAACCGAAATCGTAGCCAGCCTGAGAGAGTGCCTTTTGGTGCTCACCGATGACCTGGTCGTGGAGTATGCCAACGACCGGTTTTTCAAAGTCTTCGAAGTCGACGAGGCCGAGACCATCGGCGCGCCTTTGGCCAAACTGGGCAACGGGCAGTGGAATATCCCTTCCTTGCTCGGGGAACTGGACAAGATCCTCGGCGAGAGGACCACCGTCGAGGACTTCGAGGTCGACCATGCGTTCGAGCACATCGGGCGCCGGGTCATGCGGTTGAACGCCAGGAAGACCGTCCGTCCCGGCAATGGCTCGCGACGCATTCTGGTCGCCATCGAGGATGTCACGGTAGCGAGCGACATGGCTGCGGAACTCGAGAGGCAACGCCTGCTGGCGACCGGCATCGTCGATACTATCCGCGAGCCTTTGCTGGTGCTTGACGAAGACCTTCGCGTTACTGCTGCAAGCCGCGCATTCTTCTCCACCTTTCATGTCGGCCAGGACGTCACGCTGGGACGAAGGCTTACCGAACTTGGGGAAGGACAATGGGCGATCCCGGCGCTTGTCGACCTGCTGCTCAATGTTGTCCCGAACAACACGGTTGTCGAAGACTACGAGGTCAGCCACGCGTTCCCTGAGATCGGCGAGCGTGTGATACTGCTGAACGCCCGAAAGGTCTTTCGCGAAGGCAACAACACTCATTCGCTTCTGCTTGCGATGGAGGATGTGACCGTGCGGCGGCATCTTGAGGCTGAGAGGAAAGCGGCGCTGGATCATGCCGGACGTCTGCTCGAAGAGCTCAATCATCGCGTGATGAACAGTCTCACGATGATCGGCGGCATCATCGCGCTCGAAGCGCGCAGTATGACGGATGACGATTGCAGGAAGGCGTTTGCAAGGATGAGGGCGCGAGTCGACGCGGTGGGGAGCCTTTACCGGACACTTTCCCAGACCGGGTCGATCGACAGCGTCATGGCCAGTATCTATATTCCGACCCTCATCGAGGATCTGGTCGGATCCTCCGGTTATTCCGACAAGGTCTTGCTGAGCTACGACATCGCCGATGCGGCGCTGTCCACCCGCATCGCTGTGCCGCTCGGACTGATCGTAAACGAACTGGTCACCAATAGTTTGAAGTATGCGTTTGATGATCGCACCGACGGGCGATTGACCGTCGAGCTTTCAATTGATGACAGTGCGATGACCCTGAGAGTGTCCGATGACGGCCCCGGGATTGACCCGCAGGCGCGTGTGGATTCTGGGCTCGGGCAGAAGCTGACCAATTCCTTTGCCATGCAGCTTGGGGGAGAGCTGGTCACCGACAGCGCATCGAACGGAACGGCGCACAGGCTTTCGATCCCCATCTGA